One genomic window of Bacillus mycoides includes the following:
- a CDS encoding YoqO family protein: MREKIGYYGVLACLLLSIISGQLLNSEWTPVILCIGVFIFAPLYRWKEWKTYSRKKKIIFSIEFVIIISMIPFLLIKGYEQINEIAIFQGWLLLTKWLYLIFILIAVTVVAKKVNGKIFANG; encoded by the coding sequence ATGAGAGAAAAAATAGGGTATTACGGTGTACTCGCTTGTTTACTATTATCTATCATTTCAGGACAACTCCTTAACAGTGAATGGACACCAGTTATATTATGTATAGGCGTATTCATTTTCGCTCCCTTGTATCGTTGGAAAGAGTGGAAAACGTATAGTCGAAAAAAGAAAATTATTTTTAGTATCGAGTTTGTCATTATAATTAGTATGATCCCGTTTTTGCTAATAAAAGGTTATGAACAAATAAATGAAATAGCGATTTTTCAAGGGTGGTTACTTTTGACAAAATGGTTATATTTAATATTCATTTTAATAGCGGTAACAGTGGTCGCTAAAAAAGTAAACGGAAAAATATTTGCGAATGGGTAG
- a CDS encoding YoqO family protein: MVRMENGCYNTINPKNGILGGPMYKKIGFWGFVVSCSLLIILNLFTKNEWISIIPVLGFVFLFLYRWDDMKQYSKKSIGIMIGIIVVCSFVVGFILIEGQKQMEEMPIFQEWMSSAKGLYLVIVVVIFLRVMIRIGNYILKRG, encoded by the coding sequence ATGGTAAGAATGGAAAATGGATGTTATAATACAATTAATCCTAAAAATGGAATTCTAGGAGGACCTATGTACAAAAAAATTGGTTTTTGGGGATTCGTCGTCTCTTGTAGTCTATTAATCATTTTAAATCTATTTACAAAGAATGAATGGATAAGTATTATACCTGTTCTCGGGTTTGTCTTTTTGTTTTTATATCGCTGGGATGACATGAAACAATATAGTAAGAAAAGTATTGGGATTATGATAGGTATCATTGTTGTTTGTTCATTTGTCGTAGGGTTTATTTTAATAGAGGGGCAAAAGCAAATGGAGGAAATGCCTATTTTTCAAGAATGGATGTCGTCTGCGAAAGGTCTTTATCTTGTAATTGTAGTCGTTATTTTTTTAAGAGTCATGATAAGAATAGGGAATTACATATTAAAGAGAGGGTAG
- a CDS encoding YbeF family protein: MNELIFVLLICPLLIFIVSVIGTRRTKTYYVMPIVTFASFLIVGVIAFHPKFFFWVGMYSIFSFIVSYMTLLFVRGYEALESTR; this comes from the coding sequence ATGAATGAATTGATTTTCGTCTTATTAATTTGTCCATTACTTATCTTTATCGTTTCTGTTATTGGGACACGTAGAACGAAAACGTATTACGTAATGCCGATTGTAACGTTTGCTAGTTTTTTAATAGTAGGTGTTATCGCCTTCCATCCAAAATTTTTCTTTTGGGTTGGCATGTACAGTATCTTCTCATTTATTGTTTCTTATATGACTCTCTTGTTTGTGAGAGGGTATGAAGCTTTAGAAAGTACTAGGTAG
- the pyrE gene encoding orotate phosphoribosyltransferase has product MKKEIASHLLEIGAVFLQPNDPFTWSSGMKSPIYCDNRLTLSYPKVRQAIAAGLEELIKEHFPTVEVIAGTATAGIAHAAWVSDRMDLPMCYVRSKAKGHGKGNQIEGKAEKGQKVVVVEDLISTGGSAITCVEALREAGCEVLGIVSIFTYELESGKEKLEAANVASYSLSDYSALTEVAAEKGMIGQAETKKLQEWRKNPANEAWITA; this is encoded by the coding sequence ATGAAAAAAGAAATCGCATCGCATTTATTAGAAATTGGAGCAGTATTTTTACAACCGAATGATCCATTCACTTGGTCTTCTGGTATGAAATCACCAATTTATTGTGATAATCGTTTAACTTTATCTTATCCAAAAGTACGCCAAGCGATTGCAGCTGGATTAGAAGAGTTAATTAAAGAGCACTTCCCAACTGTAGAAGTTATTGCAGGAACAGCAACTGCTGGTATTGCGCACGCTGCATGGGTAAGCGATCGTATGGATTTACCAATGTGCTACGTACGTAGTAAGGCAAAAGGTCACGGTAAAGGGAACCAAATCGAAGGAAAAGCTGAAAAAGGTCAAAAAGTAGTAGTAGTAGAAGACTTAATTTCAACTGGCGGTAGTGCAATTACATGTGTAGAAGCACTTCGCGAAGCTGGCTGTGAAGTATTAGGAATCGTATCAATCTTCACGTACGAGCTTGAGTCAGGAAAAGAGAAACTAGAAGCAGCAAACGTAGCATCATATTCTTTAAGTGATTACAGTGCATTAACTGAAGTTGCAGCAGAAAAAGGTATGATCGGACAAGCTGAAACGAAAAAATTACAAGAGTGGCGTAAAAATCCAGCTAATGAAGCTTGGATCACAGCGTAA
- the pyrF gene encoding orotidine-5'-phosphate decarboxylase — MSQSLIVALDFPGKQEVEQFLHHFEGEELFVKVGMELFYKEGPAIITYLKEKGHKIFLDLKLHDIPNTVKSAMRSLASLDVDMVNVHAAGGSSMMKAAIEGLEEGKQEGKERPICIAVTQLTSTSEAMMKKEIGIEKTLEEAVAHYAKLTKESGLDGVVCSTLEVPKLREVCGNELVTVTPGIRLASDDVNDQVRVATPKRARELGSSYIVVGRSITKAENPLEAYKIVKQQWEGVTV, encoded by the coding sequence ATGTCACAGTCGCTAATTGTTGCACTAGATTTTCCAGGGAAACAAGAGGTAGAACAATTCTTACATCACTTTGAAGGGGAAGAGTTATTTGTCAAAGTGGGTATGGAGTTATTTTACAAAGAGGGTCCTGCAATTATTACGTACTTAAAAGAAAAAGGACATAAGATTTTTCTAGATTTAAAACTTCATGATATTCCGAATACGGTAAAAAGCGCTATGCGTAGCCTAGCTAGTCTAGATGTAGATATGGTAAATGTTCATGCTGCTGGGGGAAGTAGTATGATGAAAGCTGCGATTGAGGGATTAGAGGAAGGTAAGCAAGAAGGAAAAGAGAGACCGATTTGTATTGCAGTTACACAACTAACAAGCACTTCGGAAGCTATGATGAAAAAAGAGATTGGTATTGAGAAAACGTTAGAAGAAGCGGTTGCTCATTATGCAAAATTAACGAAAGAAAGTGGACTTGATGGCGTTGTTTGTTCAACACTTGAAGTACCAAAATTACGTGAAGTATGCGGAAATGAATTGGTAACAGTAACACCAGGGATTCGTCTTGCAAGCGATGATGTAAATGACCAGGTGCGCGTAGCAACACCGAAACGTGCGAGGGAACTTGGTTCAAGCTACATCGTAGTTGGACGTAGTATTACAAAAGCAGAAAATCCGCTTGAAGCGTATAAAATAGTAAAACAACAGTGGGAAGGTGTAACAGTATGA
- the pyrD gene encoding dihydroorotate oxidase B catalytic subunit codes for MNRLQVELPGLSLKNPIIPASGCFGFGREYAQFYDLSVLGSIMIKATTEQPRYGNPTPRVAETPGGMLNAIGLQNPGLEKVMNSELPFLEQFDLPIIANVAGSQAEDYVAVAKAISKAPNVHALELNISCPNVKTGGIAFGTNPEIAADLTKRVKEVSEVPVYVKLSPNVANIVEIAKAIENAGADGLTMINTLLGMRLDLKTAKPILANRTGGLSGPAIKPVAIRMVHEVSQAVNIPIIGMGGIETAEDVIEFFYAGASAVAVGTANFIDPFVCPTIIEELPALLDELGFDHISECQGRSWK; via the coding sequence ATGAACAGATTGCAAGTTGAATTACCAGGGTTATCATTAAAAAATCCAATCATCCCAGCATCTGGTTGCTTCGGATTTGGTCGTGAGTATGCACAGTTCTATGATTTAAGTGTACTTGGATCAATTATGATTAAAGCGACAACAGAACAACCTCGTTATGGAAACCCAACGCCTCGTGTTGCTGAAACACCAGGCGGAATGCTAAATGCAATCGGGCTTCAAAATCCTGGATTAGAAAAAGTAATGAATTCTGAATTACCTTTTCTCGAGCAATTTGATCTTCCGATTATTGCAAACGTTGCGGGTTCACAAGCTGAGGATTACGTAGCGGTTGCGAAGGCAATTTCAAAGGCACCTAATGTTCATGCGCTAGAATTAAATATTTCTTGTCCAAACGTAAAAACGGGTGGTATCGCTTTTGGTACAAATCCTGAAATTGCTGCTGATTTAACGAAGCGAGTAAAAGAGGTTTCTGAAGTACCGGTATATGTGAAATTGTCACCGAACGTGGCAAACATTGTGGAAATTGCAAAAGCAATTGAAAATGCGGGTGCGGACGGTTTAACGATGATTAATACATTGCTTGGTATGCGTCTAGATTTAAAAACTGCAAAACCAATTTTAGCAAACCGTACGGGCGGACTATCAGGGCCTGCGATTAAGCCAGTAGCAATTCGTATGGTACATGAAGTAAGTCAAGCGGTTAACATTCCGATTATCGGAATGGGTGGTATTGAAACAGCGGAAGATGTAATTGAATTCTTCTATGCTGGTGCAAGCGCGGTTGCAGTTGGAACGGCAAACTTTATTGATCCGTTCGTATGTCCGACAATTATTGAAGAATTACCAGCATTACTAGATGAATTAGGATTTGATCACATTTCGGAATGTCAAGGAAGGAGCTGGAAGTAA
- the pyrK gene encoding dihydroorotate oxidase B electron transfer subunit gives MMQKQNMIVVNQKEIAKNIYELVLQGDLVQQMNNPGQFVHIKVAEGITPLLRRPISICNVDQDKNEFTMLYRAEGQGTKTLAKRKQGELVDVLGPLGHGFPVEEAESGQTALLVGGGIGVPPLYELSQRLVAKGVRVIHILGFQTKDVVFYEAKFAELGDTYVATVDGTQGTKGFVTDVIDSYGIDFDILYSCGPLAMLRALEGRYKERKAYISLEERMGCGIGACFACVCHLQADPSGHSYKKVCSDGPVFPIGEVVL, from the coding sequence ATGATGCAAAAGCAAAATATGATCGTCGTTAACCAAAAAGAAATTGCAAAAAACATTTACGAATTAGTGCTTCAAGGGGATTTAGTGCAGCAAATGAACAATCCAGGGCAGTTTGTACACATTAAGGTGGCAGAGGGCATTACGCCCCTTCTGCGCCGCCCAATTAGTATTTGTAATGTCGATCAAGACAAGAACGAATTTACAATGCTATATCGTGCGGAAGGACAAGGAACAAAAACATTAGCGAAAAGAAAACAAGGTGAACTTGTAGATGTGTTAGGACCACTTGGGCATGGATTTCCTGTAGAAGAAGCGGAATCTGGACAAACGGCTCTATTAGTTGGTGGGGGAATTGGTGTACCACCACTCTATGAATTGTCACAGCGTCTTGTAGCAAAAGGGGTACGTGTTATTCACATCTTAGGTTTCCAAACGAAAGATGTTGTCTTCTATGAAGCGAAATTCGCAGAGCTTGGTGATACGTATGTTGCAACAGTTGATGGTACACAGGGTACAAAAGGGTTTGTAACAGATGTAATTGATAGCTATGGAATTGACTTTGACATTCTCTACTCATGTGGACCTTTAGCGATGCTTCGTGCATTAGAAGGACGCTATAAGGAGAGAAAAGCCTACATTTCATTAGAAGAACGTATGGGCTGTGGCATCGGAGCATGTTTCGCGTGTGTATGCCATTTACAAGCAGATCCGAGTGGACATTCTTACAAGAAGGTGTGTAGCGACGGACCAGTATTTCCAATCGGGGAGGTTGTACTATGA
- the carB gene encoding carbamoyl-phosphate synthase large subunit: MPKRLDINTILVIGSGPIVIGQAAEFDYSGTQACQSLREEGYKVILVNSNPATIMTDTATADKVYIEPLTLEFVSRIIRKERPDAILPTLGGQTGLNMAVELAKSGILEECGVEILGTKLSAIEQAEDRDLFRTLMQELNEPIPSSTIIHTLEEAHEFVKEIGYPVIVRPAFTMGGTGGGICNNEEELIEIVSGGLKHSPVTQCLLEKSIAGCKEIEYEVMRDSNDNAIVVCNMENIDPVGVHTGDSIVVAPSQTLSDREYQMLRNTSLRIIRALGIEGGCNVQLALDPHSFQYYVIEVNPRVSRSSALASKATGYPIAKLAAKIAVGLTLDEIVNPVTQKTYACFEPALDYVVSKIPRWPFDKFESANRTLGTQMKATGEVMSIGRNLEQSLLKAIRSLELGVYHLELDHLKELDKETMKKRIIKADDERLFVVAEAIRQGVTKEEINEWCEMDFFFLQKVENIVNMEREVKANVGNMEVLQSAKEMGFSDHYIANAWNKTEREIYDMRKESNMTPVYKMVDTCAAEFESATPYYYSTYGDENESIVTDRKSVVVLGSGPIRIGQGVEFDYATVHSVWAIKEAGYEAIIVNNNPETVSTDFSISDKLYFEPLTIEDVMHIIDLEKPEGVIVQFGGQTAINLAAKLEAHGVKILGTSLEDLDRAEDRDKFEAALTKLGIPQPVGKTATTVEQAVAIADKIGYPVLVRPSYVLGGRAMEIVYRQEELLHYMKNAVKVHADHPVLIDRYMVGKEIEVDAISDGENVFIPGIMEHIERAGVHSGDSIGVYPPQSLSEKLKEQIIEHTIALGKGLNIVGLLNIQFVVFKDEVYVIEVNPRASRTVPFLSKITGVPMANVATKVILGQNLVEQGYGTGYHPEEKEVYVKAPVFSFAKLRSVDTTLGPEMKSTGEVMGKDLTLEKALYKGLVASGINIPTHGSVIITVADKDKEEALEIAKRFHEIGYNLLATAGTAQSLTEQNIPVQVVNKIDSEDYNLLDIIRQGKAQFVINTLTKGKQPARDGFRIRRESVENGVACLTSLDTTRAILRVLESMTFSAHSMKEITQTKRHEVVHA, from the coding sequence ATGCCAAAACGCCTAGATATTAACACAATTTTAGTAATCGGATCAGGACCAATTGTAATTGGGCAAGCAGCAGAGTTTGATTACTCTGGTACACAAGCTTGTCAATCTCTTAGAGAAGAAGGTTACAAAGTAATCCTTGTTAACTCTAACCCAGCAACAATTATGACAGATACTGCAACAGCAGATAAAGTATATATAGAACCATTAACACTAGAATTCGTAAGCCGTATTATTCGTAAAGAACGTCCAGATGCCATCTTGCCAACATTAGGTGGTCAAACAGGTCTGAATATGGCTGTTGAACTTGCGAAATCAGGCATACTTGAAGAGTGCGGAGTTGAAATTTTAGGAACAAAATTATCAGCAATCGAGCAAGCCGAGGATCGTGACTTATTCCGTACATTAATGCAGGAATTAAATGAACCAATTCCATCTAGTACGATTATTCATACGCTGGAAGAAGCACATGAATTTGTAAAAGAAATTGGTTATCCAGTTATTGTTCGCCCAGCATTTACAATGGGGGGAACAGGTGGCGGAATCTGTAATAATGAAGAGGAACTAATTGAAATCGTATCAGGTGGATTAAAACATAGTCCAGTAACACAATGTCTATTAGAAAAGAGTATTGCTGGTTGTAAGGAAATTGAATATGAAGTAATGCGTGATTCGAATGATAACGCGATTGTAGTATGTAACATGGAAAATATCGATCCGGTTGGGGTTCACACAGGTGATTCTATCGTTGTAGCACCGAGCCAAACATTAAGTGACCGTGAGTATCAAATGTTACGAAACACTTCATTAAGAATTATTCGTGCATTAGGAATTGAAGGTGGATGTAACGTTCAGCTTGCACTTGATCCACATAGCTTCCAATACTATGTAATCGAAGTAAACCCGCGTGTGAGTCGTTCGTCTGCACTAGCATCTAAAGCAACTGGATATCCAATTGCGAAGCTAGCGGCGAAAATTGCAGTTGGTTTAACATTAGATGAAATTGTAAACCCAGTAACACAAAAAACATACGCTTGCTTCGAGCCAGCATTAGACTATGTTGTTTCAAAAATTCCACGTTGGCCATTTGATAAGTTTGAATCAGCAAACAGAACACTTGGTACACAAATGAAGGCAACTGGTGAAGTTATGTCAATCGGACGTAACTTAGAACAATCATTATTAAAAGCGATCCGTTCTTTAGAGCTTGGCGTTTATCACCTAGAGTTAGACCACTTAAAAGAGCTTGATAAAGAAACGATGAAAAAGCGTATTATAAAAGCTGATGACGAGCGTCTGTTCGTTGTAGCAGAAGCGATCCGTCAAGGTGTAACGAAAGAAGAAATCAACGAATGGTGTGAAATGGACTTCTTCTTCTTACAAAAAGTTGAAAATATCGTAAACATGGAACGCGAAGTAAAAGCGAATGTAGGAAATATGGAAGTGTTACAATCTGCGAAAGAAATGGGCTTCAGTGACCATTACATCGCCAATGCTTGGAACAAAACAGAGCGTGAAATTTACGATATGCGTAAAGAAAGCAATATGACGCCTGTTTATAAGATGGTAGATACTTGTGCGGCAGAGTTTGAATCAGCAACACCATACTACTACAGCACATATGGTGACGAGAATGAATCGATTGTAACAGATCGTAAGAGTGTAGTTGTACTAGGATCTGGTCCAATCCGTATTGGTCAAGGTGTTGAGTTTGATTATGCAACAGTTCACTCTGTATGGGCAATAAAAGAAGCTGGATATGAGGCAATCATTGTTAATAACAACCCAGAAACAGTTTCAACAGACTTCAGTATTTCTGACAAATTATACTTTGAACCATTAACAATCGAAGATGTAATGCACATTATCGATTTAGAAAAGCCAGAAGGTGTTATCGTCCAATTCGGTGGACAAACGGCAATTAACTTAGCAGCTAAATTAGAAGCACACGGTGTGAAAATCTTAGGAACATCACTTGAAGATTTAGACCGTGCAGAAGATCGTGATAAGTTTGAAGCAGCTTTAACAAAGCTTGGTATCCCGCAGCCAGTTGGTAAAACAGCAACGACTGTAGAGCAAGCAGTAGCGATCGCTGACAAAATTGGTTACCCAGTATTAGTAAGACCATCTTACGTACTAGGTGGACGTGCGATGGAAATCGTATATCGTCAAGAAGAATTACTGCACTACATGAAAAATGCGGTTAAAGTTCACGCAGATCACCCAGTATTAATCGACCGTTATATGGTTGGTAAAGAAATTGAAGTAGATGCAATTTCAGACGGTGAGAATGTATTCATTCCAGGTATTATGGAACATATCGAACGCGCTGGAGTTCACTCTGGGGATTCAATTGGAGTATATCCACCACAGAGCTTATCTGAAAAACTAAAAGAACAAATTATTGAACATACAATTGCGCTTGGAAAAGGTTTAAACATTGTTGGATTACTAAACATTCAGTTTGTAGTATTCAAAGATGAAGTGTATGTAATTGAAGTAAACCCACGTGCGAGCCGTACAGTACCATTCTTAAGTAAAATTACAGGCGTACCAATGGCGAATGTCGCAACGAAAGTTATTTTAGGGCAAAACCTTGTAGAACAAGGATATGGAACAGGCTATCACCCAGAAGAGAAAGAAGTGTATGTAAAAGCACCGGTATTCTCATTTGCGAAACTACGCTCAGTTGATACAACATTAGGACCTGAAATGAAGTCAACAGGGGAAGTAATGGGGAAAGATTTAACGCTTGAAAAAGCATTATATAAAGGACTTGTTGCTTCAGGAATTAACATTCCAACGCACGGATCAGTAATCATCACTGTAGCGGACAAAGATAAAGAAGAAGCGCTGGAAATTGCAAAACGCTTCCATGAAATCGGCTATAACTTATTAGCAACAGCAGGAACAGCACAATCGCTAACAGAACAAAACATTCCGGTGCAAGTTGTAAACAAAATTGATTCTGAAGACTACAACTTACTTGATATTATCCGTCAAGGGAAAGCACAGTTTGTAATCAATACATTAACAAAAGGAAAACAACCAGCGCGTGATGGTTTCCGCATTCGCCGTGAATCAGTAGAAAATGGTGTGGCTTGCTTAACATCACTTGATACAACGAGAGCAATCTTGAGAGTATTAGAATCTATGACATTCTCAGCTCATTCAATGAAAGAAATTACGCAAACGAAGCGTCACGAGGTGGTACATGCATGA
- a CDS encoding carbamoyl phosphate synthase small subunit — translation MKRQLILEDGTVLIGKGFGGDIEKSGEVVFTTGMTGYQETLSDPSYCGQIVTFTYPLIGNYGINRDDFESIHPSVNGLIVNEICDHPSNFRNEISLNDYLKERNIPGLAGIDTRKLTRKIRQYGTLRGRLCNMDVDVEDIVSQLKATVFTDHVKRVSTKDPYPSPGRGHRVVLVDFGMKHGILRELNKRDCDVIVVPYNTTAEEILRLSPDGIMLSNGPGDPKDVPEAIEMLKDIIGKVPLFGICLGHQLFALASGANTSKLKFGHRGLNHPVKNLATGKVAITSQNHGYAVEEESVGNTELEITHVALNDGTVEGLRHTKFPAFTVQYHPEASAGPEDANDLFEDFLAMIENFKKEGEELCQNA, via the coding sequence ATGAAAAGACAACTTATCTTAGAAGATGGAACAGTATTAATTGGAAAAGGTTTCGGAGGAGATATCGAAAAGTCAGGTGAGGTTGTATTTACAACTGGGATGACTGGATATCAAGAAACTTTATCTGATCCATCATACTGCGGTCAAATCGTAACATTTACGTATCCATTAATCGGAAACTACGGCATTAACCGTGATGATTTTGAATCAATTCACCCATCTGTAAATGGTTTAATCGTAAACGAAATTTGTGATCACCCATCAAACTTCCGTAATGAAATTTCGTTAAATGATTACTTGAAAGAAAGAAATATCCCAGGATTAGCAGGAATTGATACGAGAAAATTAACAAGAAAAATTCGTCAATATGGAACTTTACGCGGACGTCTTTGCAATATGGATGTGGATGTAGAGGACATTGTTAGCCAATTGAAAGCAACTGTCTTTACAGATCATGTGAAACGCGTATCAACAAAAGATCCATATCCAAGTCCAGGCCGTGGTCATCGCGTTGTACTTGTAGACTTCGGAATGAAACATGGTATTTTACGAGAATTAAATAAGCGTGACTGTGATGTAATTGTTGTACCTTACAATACAACAGCAGAAGAAATTTTACGTCTTAGCCCAGATGGAATTATGTTAAGTAATGGACCAGGGGACCCAAAAGATGTACCAGAAGCAATTGAAATGTTAAAAGACATTATTGGTAAAGTTCCTTTATTCGGGATTTGCCTAGGACATCAATTATTCGCGCTAGCATCTGGTGCGAATACAAGTAAGTTAAAATTCGGTCACCGTGGTTTAAATCATCCAGTAAAAAATCTTGCAACTGGAAAAGTAGCAATTACTTCTCAAAACCATGGTTACGCAGTAGAAGAAGAATCAGTTGGAAATACAGAACTTGAAATTACACATGTTGCTTTAAATGATGGAACAGTAGAAGGTCTTCGTCATACGAAGTTCCCAGCATTTACAGTGCAATACCATCCAGAAGCTTCTGCAGGACCAGAAGATGCAAATGATTTATTCGAAGATTTCTTAGCAATGATTGAAAACTTCAAGAAAGAAGGGGAAGAGTTATGCCAAAACGCCTAG
- the pyrC gene encoding dihydroorotase: MNYLFKNGRYMNEEGKIVATDLLVQDGKIAKVAENITADNAEVIDVNGKLIAPGLVDVHVHLREPGGEHKETIETGTLAAAKGGFTTICAMPNTRPVPDCKEHMEDLQKRIKEKAHVNVLPYGAITVRQAGSEMTDFETLKELGAFAFTDDGVGVQDASMMLAAMKRASKLNMAVVAHCEENTLINKGCVHEGKFSEKHGLNGIPSVCESVHIARDILLAEAANCHYHVCHVSTKGSVRVIRDAKRAGIKVTAEVTPHHLVLCEDDIPSADPNFKMNPPLRGKEDHAALIEGLLDGTIDMIATDHAPHTAEEKAQGIERAPFGITGFETAFPLLYTNLVKKGIITLEQLIQFLTEKPADTFGLEAGRLTEGRTADITIIDLEQEEEIDPTTFLSKGKNTPFAGWKCQGWPVMTIVGGKIAWQKESALV; this comes from the coding sequence ATGAATTATTTGTTTAAAAATGGTCGTTATATGAATGAAGAAGGAAAAATCGTGGCAACAGATCTTCTCGTACAAGACGGTAAAATTGCGAAGGTAGCAGAAAATATTACGGCAGATAATGCTGAAGTAATCGATGTAAATGGAAAGTTAATCGCACCTGGATTAGTAGATGTACACGTTCATCTTCGTGAACCAGGTGGTGAACATAAAGAAACAATTGAAACAGGAACACTTGCAGCAGCAAAAGGTGGATTTACTACAATTTGCGCAATGCCAAACACACGCCCAGTACCAGATTGTAAAGAACATATGGAAGACCTGCAAAAGCGTATTAAAGAAAAAGCACATGTAAATGTATTACCATATGGAGCAATTACAGTACGTCAAGCAGGTTCTGAAATGACTGATTTTGAAACGTTAAAAGAACTTGGAGCGTTTGCTTTCACTGATGATGGCGTAGGCGTGCAAGATGCAAGCATGATGTTAGCTGCTATGAAGCGTGCATCGAAATTAAATATGGCAGTTGTTGCACACTGTGAAGAGAACACACTTATTAATAAAGGATGTGTACATGAAGGGAAGTTTTCTGAGAAACACGGATTAAACGGTATCCCATCAGTATGTGAATCCGTACATATTGCCCGGGACATCTTACTTGCGGAGGCTGCAAATTGTCACTACCACGTATGTCACGTAAGCACAAAAGGATCTGTACGTGTAATCCGTGATGCAAAACGTGCTGGAATTAAGGTGACAGCAGAAGTAACACCGCATCACTTAGTATTATGTGAAGATGATATCCCATCGGCTGATCCTAATTTTAAAATGAATCCACCGCTTCGAGGAAAAGAAGATCATGCAGCGTTAATTGAAGGACTATTAGATGGAACAATTGATATGATCGCAACTGACCATGCACCGCATACTGCAGAAGAGAAAGCGCAAGGGATTGAAAGAGCACCGTTCGGAATTACTGGTTTTGAAACAGCATTCCCGCTTTTATATACGAACCTTGTGAAAAAAGGAATCATTACATTAGAGCAACTAATTCAATTCTTAACAGAAAAACCAGCTGACACATTCGGTTTAGAAGCAGGGCGCCTAACAGAAGGTAGAACAGCTGATATTACAATTATCGATTTAGAACAAGAAGAAGAAATTGATCCAACAACATTCTTATCAAAAGGAAAAAATACACCATTCGCAGGTTGGAAATGCCAAGGTTGGCCGGTTATGACAATCGTTGGTGGTAAGATCGCATGGCAAAAGGAGAGTGCATTAGTATGA
- the pyrB gene encoding aspartate carbamoyltransferase: protein MSHLLTMSELSDQEISEILKDAEDFANGKERKTTEQTFVANLFFENSTRTRFSFEVAEKRLGLDVLNFSADSSSVQKGETLYDTIRTLESIGTKAVVIRHEQDRYFDELKDQVNIPILNAGDGCGNHPTQCLLDLLTIKQEFGRFEGLKIAIVGDVRHSRVARSNAEALTKLGATIYFASPEEWKDEENTFGTYKSLDELVPEVDVMMLLRVQHERHDHYETDIMKEYHEQHGLTVEREKRMKEGSIIMHPAPFNRDVEIASELVECERSRIFKQMENGVYVRMAVLKRALPNVLGGMKHELFV, encoded by the coding sequence ATGAGCCATTTGTTAACGATGAGTGAATTATCGGATCAAGAAATTTCAGAAATCCTAAAAGACGCAGAAGATTTCGCGAATGGAAAAGAGAGAAAAACAACAGAGCAAACTTTTGTTGCGAACTTGTTCTTTGAGAATAGTACGAGAACGAGATTTAGCTTCGAAGTTGCTGAGAAGAGATTAGGACTTGACGTGTTAAACTTTTCGGCAGATTCATCTAGCGTACAAAAAGGAGAAACTTTATACGACACGATAAGAACACTAGAATCAATCGGAACAAAAGCGGTAGTCATCCGCCATGAGCAAGATCGTTACTTCGATGAATTAAAGGATCAGGTGAATATCCCAATCTTGAACGCTGGAGATGGATGTGGAAATCATCCAACGCAATGTCTACTCGATCTTCTAACAATTAAACAAGAGTTTGGAAGATTTGAAGGTTTGAAGATTGCAATAGTTGGGGATGTTCGTCATAGCCGAGTAGCACGTTCTAATGCAGAAGCATTAACGAAACTGGGCGCGACAATTTACTTTGCAAGCCCAGAAGAGTGGAAAGATGAAGAGAACACATTTGGAACGTACAAGAGTTTAGATGAACTTGTTCCAGAAGTGGATGTGATGATGTTACTTCGTGTACAACATGAGCGTCATGACCATTATGAAACAGACATTATGAAAGAGTATCACGAGCAACATGGGTTAACAGTTGAAAGAGAAAAACGTATGAAAGAAGGAAGCATTATTATGCATCCAGCTCCTTTCAACCGTGATGTGGAAATTGCAAGTGAACTTGTTGAGTGTGAGCGTTCACGCATATTTAAACAAATGGAAAATGGAGTTTACGTAAGAATGGCTGTACTAAAACGCGCCTTACCAAATGTATTAGGAGGAATGAAACATGAATTATTTGTTTAA